Proteins encoded by one window of Gordonia jinghuaiqii:
- the rnpA gene encoding ribonuclease P protein component, whose translation MTAVTHRISRGSDFSRTLKSGARVNSRDFAVHVAAVGTQWPDARGLRRDVAMVGGPWLGLVVSKSVGNAVTRHAVARRLRAAFAETRHLCPRDETYVVIRARASAADKSSDDLAGQLRSAFTSRRITDLSQRTPLSERGVDAPR comes from the coding sequence ATGACTGCGGTTACTCATCGGATCTCACGTGGATCCGACTTCTCTCGCACTCTCAAGTCGGGTGCGCGGGTGAACTCGCGTGACTTCGCCGTACACGTGGCGGCAGTCGGTACCCAATGGCCGGATGCGCGAGGCCTCCGTCGCGATGTAGCGATGGTCGGCGGACCCTGGCTCGGGCTGGTCGTGAGCAAGTCCGTGGGCAATGCGGTCACCCGTCATGCGGTCGCGCGTCGTCTTCGGGCGGCGTTCGCCGAGACCCGGCATCTGTGCCCGCGGGATGAGACCTACGTGGTCATCCGCGCCCGCGCGAGCGCCGCGGACAAGTCGAGTGACGACCTCGCCGGTCAACTCCGCTCGGCGTTCACCAGTCGCCGGATCACCGACCTCTCCCAGAGAACGCCCCTATCCGAACGCGGGGTGGATGCGCCGCGATGA
- the yidC gene encoding membrane protein insertase YidC translates to MLDFIYYPVSGIMWVWHWLFSHVTPDTPGGNGIAWALSVVFLVFTLRAILYKPFVKQIRTTKKMQEINPQLQAIRKKYAKDRVKMTEEMQKLQKEHGFNPMLGCLPMLLQIPVFIGLFHVLRSFNRMGTGMGQLGMSAAETRSQGNYVFSAEQVQNFLDARLFGVPLSSYLVEPATEFQAFVEPGSPIDFTRPQIAFVVVPMMIVASIATHMNSRASVARQPEAALENPQTRMMNNLALYIFPVGILVTGPFFPVAILLYWMSNNIWTYGQQHIVFGHIAKEEEEAKLLKQEKLKANAPKPGVRPDRKKRGAPAVQSPESEVKGVSTAKGVSMTKADKSDPAATTDGASDAPADAESTTASAAAESGPGTKPKAGQKPTRPAPGPGTKKQNHNRGGQSSTAKRGNKRGGKR, encoded by the coding sequence GTGCTCGACTTCATCTACTACCCGGTTTCCGGGATCATGTGGGTCTGGCATTGGCTGTTCAGCCATGTCACGCCCGACACCCCGGGCGGCAACGGTATCGCCTGGGCGCTGTCGGTGGTGTTCCTCGTGTTCACCCTGCGCGCGATTCTCTACAAGCCCTTCGTGAAGCAGATCCGCACCACGAAGAAGATGCAGGAGATCAACCCGCAGCTCCAGGCGATTCGCAAGAAGTACGCCAAGGACCGGGTCAAGATGACCGAGGAGATGCAGAAGCTCCAGAAGGAGCACGGGTTCAACCCGATGCTCGGCTGTCTGCCGATGCTTCTCCAGATCCCCGTGTTCATCGGTCTGTTCCACGTGCTGCGTTCGTTCAACCGCATGGGCACCGGCATGGGCCAGCTCGGCATGAGTGCCGCCGAGACCCGGTCGCAGGGCAACTACGTCTTCAGCGCCGAGCAGGTGCAGAACTTCCTCGACGCCCGTCTGTTCGGTGTGCCGTTGTCGTCGTACCTCGTCGAGCCGGCCACCGAGTTCCAGGCATTCGTCGAGCCCGGCTCCCCCATCGACTTCACGCGCCCTCAGATCGCCTTCGTCGTCGTCCCGATGATGATCGTCGCGTCGATCGCGACCCATATGAACTCGCGCGCCTCGGTGGCCCGCCAGCCGGAGGCGGCGCTCGAGAATCCGCAGACCCGGATGATGAACAACCTCGCGCTGTACATCTTCCCCGTCGGCATCCTCGTCACCGGTCCGTTCTTCCCCGTCGCGATCCTTCTGTACTGGATGAGCAACAACATCTGGACGTACGGTCAGCAGCACATCGTCTTCGGACACATCGCCAAGGAAGAAGAAGAGGCGAAGCTCCTCAAGCAGGAGAAGCTCAAGGCGAACGCCCCCAAGCCTGGTGTACGTCCGGATCGCAAGAAGCGCGGCGCCCCCGCGGTTCAGTCGCCCGAGTCAGAGGTCAAGGGTGTGTCGACGGCCAAGGGTGTGTCGATGACCAAGGCCGACAAGTCCGACCCGGCCGCGACGACAGATGGCGCGTCCGACGCACCCGCGGACGCGGAGTCGACTACTGCATCTGCCGCTGCCGAGAGCGGCCCGGGCACCAAGCCCAAGGCGGGCCAGAAGCCGACCCGCCCGGCCCCGGGCCCGGGTACCAAGAAGCAGAACCACAATCGTGGCGGGCAGTCGTCGACGGCCAAGCGGGGCAACAAACGTGGCGGCAAACGATGA
- the yidD gene encoding membrane protein insertion efficiency factor YidD, which produces MTDAELNDVSVDDSAGRSSSAPHSRPASDSAARPGVVARLLGGATLLEWAKLLPRRTVIFLIELYRTWVSPLRLPTCRFEPTCSGYAVEALDRHGFVYGSFLAIVRLLKCGPWHKPGYDPVPDRGLRELAGDLWRGLRSGSTGGSVGTADAVETAGAGSACDDHRLRNHQHASSGTRAL; this is translated from the coding sequence ATGACCGATGCCGAGCTGAACGACGTGTCGGTGGATGACTCCGCCGGCAGGTCCTCGTCGGCGCCGCACAGTCGGCCGGCGTCAGACTCGGCCGCTCGACCCGGCGTCGTGGCCCGGCTGCTCGGAGGGGCCACGCTGCTCGAATGGGCCAAGCTCCTCCCCCGCCGCACCGTCATCTTTCTCATCGAGCTCTACCGCACCTGGGTGTCGCCGCTGCGGCTTCCGACATGCCGGTTCGAACCGACCTGCTCGGGATACGCGGTCGAGGCACTCGACCGGCACGGATTCGTCTACGGCTCGTTCCTGGCGATCGTCCGCCTCCTCAAGTGCGGACCCTGGCACAAGCCCGGATACGACCCGGTACCCGACCGAGGCCTGCGCGAGTTGGCCGGGGATCTGTGGCGTGGACTGCGTTCCGGCAGCACCGGCGGATCCGTCGGGACAGCCGATGCCGTCGAGACAGCCGGGGCGGGGAGCGCCTGCGATGACCATCGACTTCGGAACCATCAGCACGCGTCCTCCGGGACGCGTGCCCTGTGA
- a CDS encoding protein jag: MTAETATQTGTESEVPAEAAAETQPETATEAAEGTDATGVENPVAGADADADDSVEDASDDQEDDAEDDAEDEDDDADAEDEDADDEDDEDRLVEEGEIAGDYLEQLLDVLDFDGDIDLDVDGDRAIVSIDGGDDLTKLVGRKGEILDALQELTRLAVQQATGERSRLMLDIARWRADRRDRLARLGREVAERVLSSGEREALDPMTPFERKIVHDAVAGVDGVVSESEGVEPKRRVVVLPG; the protein is encoded by the coding sequence ATGACAGCAGAGACTGCAACTCAAACCGGTACGGAATCCGAGGTGCCGGCCGAGGCCGCCGCCGAAACCCAGCCCGAGACCGCCACCGAGGCTGCCGAGGGGACCGACGCCACCGGCGTCGAGAACCCGGTCGCGGGTGCGGATGCCGACGCCGATGATTCGGTCGAGGACGCGTCCGACGATCAAGAGGACGACGCCGAGGACGACGCCGAAGACGAGGACGACGACGCCGACGCCGAGGACGAAGACGCCGACGATGAGGATGACGAGGATCGTCTCGTCGAAGAGGGTGAGATCGCGGGCGACTACCTCGAGCAGCTTCTCGACGTCCTCGACTTCGACGGCGACATCGACCTCGACGTGGACGGCGACCGCGCAATCGTCAGCATCGACGGCGGCGACGATCTCACCAAGCTCGTCGGACGCAAGGGCGAGATCCTCGACGCACTGCAGGAACTGACCCGACTCGCCGTCCAGCAGGCGACCGGTGAACGCAGCCGGCTCATGCTGGACATCGCTCGGTGGCGAGCCGATCGCCGGGACCGCTTGGCCCGTCTGGGTCGCGAGGTAGCCGAACGCGTCTTGTCGTCAGGTGAGCGCGAGGCTCTGGATCCGATGACGCCGTTCGAGCGCAAGATCGTCCACGATGCCGTCGCAGGCGTCGACGGTGTAGTCAGTGAAAGCGAGGGCGTCGAGCCCAAGCGCCGCGTGGTCGTCCTTCCCGGATAG